One genomic region from Paramicrobacterium agarici encodes:
- a CDS encoding sensor histidine kinase: MTASTLSPPRVQPRPPGRLGRLIAARPRTVDALVVGILLAVWLLAIVQDVVARPGVPGAHADGTWALWVVIVRYATAIMASAALLLRRKYPVIVFTVVAVIGLFTLLYGWAGGVALAVATYSLAAHQPDQTAKANRVAQLAFAALAIVILVYGITVPIVGVGNALFVIAIYFAILALSISVRERRLYLSALIAHADAVEREQDQRAQLAVADEREHIAREMHDVIAHGLTVMVRLADGAGSRLDGSTEYADVRRAAQHIADTGRRSLADTRRMFSAFGDDEASREPQPTIEQIPTLVDDYRRAGMPVTVTQRGTVPPSPGVQLAVFRAVQESLTNVLKHAKAPSAVTVDLDFTSGAVVTVTDDGAAHSGDSVHGSGRGITGMQQRAAIFGGEASAGPIDDGWQVSFRIPSGEGEDA, translated from the coding sequence GTGACCGCATCGACTCTCTCGCCGCCGCGAGTCCAGCCCCGCCCTCCAGGTCGACTGGGACGCCTCATCGCGGCCAGACCCCGCACTGTCGACGCGCTCGTTGTCGGCATCCTTCTCGCGGTCTGGCTTCTGGCGATCGTGCAGGATGTCGTGGCGCGGCCCGGTGTGCCCGGCGCACATGCCGACGGCACGTGGGCGCTCTGGGTCGTCATCGTTCGGTATGCAACGGCGATCATGGCGAGCGCGGCCTTGCTGCTGCGACGAAAGTATCCCGTGATCGTCTTCACCGTCGTCGCCGTTATTGGCCTCTTCACGCTTCTGTACGGCTGGGCCGGTGGCGTCGCCCTGGCGGTCGCCACCTACTCGCTTGCCGCACATCAACCCGATCAGACCGCGAAAGCGAATCGTGTCGCGCAGCTGGCCTTCGCCGCCTTAGCGATCGTGATCCTCGTCTACGGCATCACCGTACCGATTGTAGGAGTCGGCAACGCGCTCTTCGTGATTGCCATTTACTTTGCGATCCTTGCGCTAAGCATCAGCGTTCGGGAGCGTCGCCTGTACCTCTCGGCGCTGATTGCCCACGCCGACGCCGTGGAACGTGAGCAGGATCAGCGTGCGCAGCTGGCCGTTGCAGACGAGCGCGAACACATCGCACGCGAGATGCACGACGTGATCGCCCACGGGCTGACGGTCATGGTGCGGCTGGCAGACGGCGCCGGGTCACGGCTCGACGGCAGCACCGAATATGCGGATGTACGGCGAGCCGCCCAGCACATTGCAGACACGGGACGGCGCTCGCTCGCCGACACACGTCGGATGTTCAGCGCATTCGGCGACGATGAGGCGTCGCGAGAGCCGCAGCCGACGATCGAGCAGATTCCAACTCTTGTCGACGATTACCGTCGGGCGGGCATGCCCGTCACTGTGACGCAGAGGGGAACGGTACCGCCTTCACCCGGCGTGCAGCTCGCTGTTTTTCGCGCGGTGCAGGAGTCATTGACGAACGTTCTCAAACACGCTAAGGCACCCTCGGCAGTCACCGTGGATCTGGACTTCACATCTGGTGCCGTCGTCACGGTGACCGACGACGGCGCGGCACATTCCGGCGACTCGGTCCACGGCTCGGGTCGTGGAATCACCGGGATGCAGCAGCGAGCCGCTATCTTCGGGGGAGAAGCCTCCGCTGGCCCGATCGATGACGGGTGGCAGGTGAGCTTCAGGATTCCGTCTGGGGAGGGCGAAGACGCATGA
- a CDS encoding response regulator: MTIRILLVDDQDLMRLGLAMVLGDVPDFSVVGEAADGESGVARAGELNPDVVLMDVRMPGVDGIEATRRIVADHPETRVIVLTTFDLDEYAFSGLNAGASGFLVKDAPADQLIAAVRAVHAGDAAVSPRVTKRMLELYGGSLPEQGATASDELASLSERERDVLVLVGEGLTNTEIAARLYLAESTVKTHVGRLLAKLELRDRIGAVILAHRSGLV, translated from the coding sequence ATGACCATTCGCATTCTGCTCGTCGACGATCAGGATCTGATGCGCCTCGGCTTGGCCATGGTGCTCGGGGATGTTCCCGATTTCAGTGTCGTCGGCGAGGCTGCAGATGGGGAGTCAGGCGTTGCGCGTGCCGGGGAGCTCAACCCAGATGTCGTGCTTATGGACGTGCGGATGCCGGGCGTCGACGGAATCGAGGCGACACGTCGCATCGTCGCCGACCACCCCGAGACCCGAGTCATCGTGCTCACGACGTTCGACCTCGACGAGTACGCCTTCAGTGGGCTCAATGCCGGGGCGAGCGGGTTTCTAGTGAAGGATGCTCCGGCCGACCAGCTCATCGCCGCGGTGCGGGCTGTGCATGCCGGAGACGCTGCCGTCTCACCCCGCGTCACGAAGCGCATGCTGGAGCTGTACGGCGGTTCCCTTCCCGAACAGGGCGCGACAGCATCCGATGAACTCGCCTCACTCTCGGAGCGCGAACGCGATGTGCTCGTGCTCGTCGGGGAGGGGCTTACCAACACCGAGATCGCCGCACGTCTCTACCTCGCCGAGTCAACGGTGAAGACCCACGTGGGCCGCTTGCTCGCGAAACTCGAGCTGCGCGACCGGATCGGCGCTGTGATTCTCGCTCACCGTTCCGGGCTGGTGTGA
- a CDS encoding M20/M25/M40 family metallo-hydrolase yields the protein MSTTIDGSSVPPGESADLDETAQITRDLIRIDTTNFGNGKAKGETEAAEYVEAYLADLGLTSRLFVSEPRRTSLVTRVEGRDPSKPALVVHGHLDVVPADPRTWSVDPFEGVIRDGMLWGRGAVDMKDMDAMILTSLKDILAVGQPERDLIVAFFADEENGGVLGSHHLVDNHPELFEGATEAISEVGGYSIDVSGRRAYLLQTGEKCLVWLTLRARGTASHGSRVMYDNAITKLAHAVAAVGTQEWPVRLTDTTEQLLREIARILDTDVTQTAPNDLLLATGTAAGFLQASLRTTTNPTMLDAGYKSNVIPDTAEARLDIRAMPGEESEVIAQIQDLVGPDIEVEVNHRDVGLENPFSGSLIDAVKDSLHRFDPGAPVLPYLMPAGTDNKALSKLGIAGYGFAPLRLPAEMDFPGMFHGVDERVPLDALVFGRQVLTDLLGRY from the coding sequence ATGAGTACGACGATCGACGGCAGCTCCGTCCCTCCCGGTGAGAGCGCCGATCTCGACGAAACCGCACAGATCACTCGCGATCTCATTCGCATCGACACGACAAATTTCGGCAACGGCAAGGCGAAAGGCGAGACCGAAGCCGCGGAATACGTGGAGGCGTACCTCGCCGACCTCGGTCTGACGTCGAGGCTTTTCGTCTCTGAACCGCGACGCACGAGCCTCGTCACGCGCGTCGAGGGCAGGGACCCGAGCAAGCCGGCTCTCGTCGTCCACGGTCACCTCGATGTGGTTCCCGCCGATCCGCGCACCTGGAGCGTCGATCCCTTCGAGGGCGTCATCAGAGACGGGATGCTGTGGGGACGCGGAGCCGTCGATATGAAGGACATGGACGCCATGATCCTCACGAGCCTCAAAGACATCTTGGCGGTCGGACAACCGGAGAGGGACCTCATCGTCGCATTCTTCGCCGACGAAGAGAACGGCGGTGTGCTCGGCTCGCACCATCTCGTCGACAATCACCCCGAGCTGTTCGAGGGCGCGACCGAAGCAATCAGCGAGGTGGGAGGATATTCGATCGACGTCAGTGGTCGGCGGGCGTACCTGCTGCAGACGGGGGAGAAGTGCCTGGTCTGGCTCACGCTGCGCGCACGCGGAACGGCATCGCACGGCTCGCGCGTCATGTACGACAACGCCATCACCAAACTCGCTCACGCCGTTGCCGCCGTCGGCACGCAGGAGTGGCCTGTCCGGCTGACCGACACGACCGAGCAGCTTCTTCGCGAAATCGCACGCATTCTGGACACTGACGTCACGCAGACCGCGCCCAACGATCTGCTCCTCGCCACGGGAACGGCGGCCGGGTTCTTGCAGGCCTCGTTGCGCACAACGACGAACCCGACAATGCTCGACGCGGGCTATAAGAGCAATGTGATCCCCGACACCGCCGAGGCGCGTCTCGACATCAGAGCCATGCCGGGCGAAGAGTCCGAGGTCATCGCGCAGATCCAGGACCTCGTGGGCCCGGACATCGAGGTGGAGGTCAATCATCGCGATGTCGGCCTCGAGAATCCGTTCTCCGGATCGCTCATCGACGCGGTGAAAGACTCCCTGCACCGCTTCGACCCTGGCGCTCCCGTACTGCCGTACCTCATGCCAGCGGGTACCGACAACAAGGCGCTGTCCAAGCTCGGCATTGCCGGCTACGGTTTTGCACCGCTTCGTCTGCCGGCAGAAATGGACTTCCCAGGAATGTTCCACGGAGTCGATGAGAGAGTTCCGCTTGACGCATTAGTCTTTGGCAGGCAGGTTCTCACGGATCTGCTCGGCAGATACTGA
- a CDS encoding undecaprenyl-diphosphate phosphatase, translating into MDLINAIILGIVQGLTEFLPISSSAHLRIVGEFLGTGEDPGAQFTAITQIGTEAAVIIFFWRDIVRIVTAWFRALGGKIPRNDPDARMGWLIIIGSVPIVVLGLLFQDAIETVLRSLWFTATTLIVFGILLGIADWVGAKRRKLGDLTYGHGVIYGFAQAMALIPGVSRSGGTITAGLFLGYSREAAARYAFLLAIPAVLGSGFYQMAKGIASPCEPGMTGCTPDIFGPLETLVATVVAFVVAIVVIAFFMKWISKHSFLPFVIYRILLGGALMVMLVTGVMTP; encoded by the coding sequence GTGGACCTCATCAACGCGATCATACTTGGCATCGTCCAGGGACTCACCGAGTTTCTTCCCATTTCGTCGAGCGCTCACCTCCGCATCGTCGGCGAGTTCCTCGGCACAGGAGAGGATCCAGGCGCACAGTTCACGGCGATCACGCAGATCGGCACCGAGGCCGCCGTCATCATCTTCTTCTGGCGCGACATCGTGCGCATCGTCACGGCATGGTTCCGCGCGCTCGGCGGCAAGATCCCGCGAAACGACCCTGACGCGCGCATGGGCTGGCTCATCATCATCGGCAGCGTGCCGATCGTTGTGCTCGGCCTGCTCTTCCAAGACGCGATCGAGACCGTACTGCGCTCTCTCTGGTTCACCGCGACGACACTCATCGTCTTCGGCATCCTTCTCGGCATCGCCGACTGGGTCGGGGCCAAACGTCGTAAGCTTGGCGACCTCACGTACGGGCACGGCGTGATCTACGGTTTCGCGCAGGCCATGGCGCTCATCCCCGGCGTCTCACGCTCGGGCGGCACCATCACGGCGGGTCTTTTTCTGGGGTACTCGCGAGAGGCCGCAGCGCGCTACGCTTTCCTTCTCGCGATCCCGGCCGTTCTCGGAAGCGGCTTCTATCAGATGGCGAAGGGCATCGCGTCGCCGTGCGAACCGGGAATGACCGGCTGCACACCCGACATCTTCGGGCCCTTGGAAACGCTCGTGGCCACGGTTGTCGCGTTCGTCGTCGCCATCGTCGTCATCGCCTTCTTCATGAAATGGATCTCGAAACACAGCTTCCTGCCGTTCGTGATCTACCGGATTCTGTTAGGCGGTGCGCTCATGGTCATGCTCGTCACGGGTGTCATGACGCCCTGA
- the mshC gene encoding cysteine--1-D-myo-inosityl 2-amino-2-deoxy-alpha-D-glucopyranoside ligase, with the protein MQSWPRPEIPVVPGESTPPCLYDTATASLVEAKTGGSARLYVCGITPYDATHIGHAATYVAYDTLQRVWRDAGLTVHYAQNVTDIDDPLLDRARETNVSWRDLADEQVDLFRADMESLGVIPPDDFVAVTEVIAPIGEAVERMLKDGTAYRVPTPESDAGDDVYFDIAATESRGVWTLGSESGYDRETMLALSAERGGDPDRPGKRDPIDPLLWRAARAGEPHWPSPLGDGRPGWHIECSVIALRELGTDFTVQGGGSDLIFPHHELSAAHAAALSGEPLARVFSHTGMVAYQGEKMSKSLGNLVLVSALRSQGIDPRYIRLAILDHHYRSDWEWTDGLLSEAEQRVAAWSRAFSSSAPSGADATSVLRDVRVALRRDLDTPAALAVLDDAARTGVDDAAALRAAVLALVGVALA; encoded by the coding sequence ATGCAGTCGTGGCCGCGCCCTGAGATCCCAGTCGTCCCCGGCGAATCAACGCCACCCTGCCTCTACGACACGGCGACAGCGTCGCTCGTCGAAGCCAAGACCGGTGGCTCCGCGCGGCTTTATGTCTGCGGCATCACGCCATACGACGCGACGCACATCGGACACGCCGCGACCTATGTCGCATACGACACGCTCCAGCGCGTCTGGCGCGATGCCGGGCTCACCGTGCACTATGCCCAGAACGTCACGGACATCGACGATCCTCTTCTCGACCGCGCTCGTGAGACGAATGTCTCGTGGCGCGATCTTGCCGACGAGCAGGTTGATCTGTTCCGCGCCGACATGGAGAGCCTCGGAGTCATCCCGCCCGACGACTTCGTGGCGGTCACCGAGGTCATCGCACCGATCGGCGAGGCGGTCGAGCGGATGCTGAAGGATGGAACAGCGTACCGGGTGCCGACGCCGGAGTCAGACGCGGGCGACGACGTGTACTTCGACATCGCCGCCACCGAGTCACGCGGCGTGTGGACGCTCGGCAGCGAGAGTGGGTACGACCGCGAAACGATGCTCGCGCTCTCGGCCGAGCGCGGGGGAGACCCCGACAGACCGGGCAAGAGGGACCCCATCGACCCGCTGCTCTGGCGCGCGGCACGCGCCGGAGAGCCGCATTGGCCGTCACCGCTCGGCGACGGAAGACCCGGCTGGCACATCGAATGCTCCGTCATCGCTCTGCGCGAGCTTGGCACTGATTTCACGGTGCAGGGGGGCGGCAGCGACCTCATCTTTCCTCACCACGAACTGAGCGCTGCCCACGCGGCAGCGCTCTCGGGCGAACCTCTCGCACGCGTCTTCAGCCACACCGGCATGGTCGCGTATCAGGGCGAGAAGATGTCGAAGTCGCTCGGCAATCTGGTTCTCGTCTCTGCCCTCCGCTCACAGGGCATTGACCCGCGGTACATCCGATTGGCGATTCTCGACCACCACTACCGCAGCGACTGGGAGTGGACGGACGGCTTGCTCTCCGAAGCCGAGCAGCGCGTCGCGGCGTGGAGCCGAGCATTCTCGTCCAGCGCGCCGTCCGGAGCCGACGCAACCTCTGTGCTTCGCGACGTTCGCGTGGCACTTCGACGCGACCTCGACACGCCAGCCGCGCTTGCAGTGCTCGACGACGCAGCCCGGACCGGCGTCGACGACGCTGCGGCACTCAGAGCCGCGGTGCTCGCGCTCGTGGGCGTCGCTCTCGCCTGA
- a CDS encoding PAC2 family protein: MTDGRDILGGRLLVVAFEGWNDAGDAATGAVRMLKDQLELEPLFDVDPELYFDFQFNRPVISADAEGRKRLTWPSATLYGPTNPAEPLSGLADDAEMRISASNNDNIYLLVGTEPSRSWKAFCAELLDAALTHDISAIICLGSMLADVPHTRPISVFTSSESAEVRQALDVERSSYEGPVGVLSALSDAAEILDIPTLSIWASVPHYVQHSPSPKAMLALIDKLEELVDVVIPRGDLMEQAEEWEQTINSLASDDEEMAAYIKQLEAARDTVEAPEASGEAIAREFERYLRTSDGRRGPVAGSDDSKKGPGTVAGDDARPGARQSDSDRTDKPEKSQGDSPSDAGEQASPDTDDENDPEKD, encoded by the coding sequence GTGACTGACGGACGGGACATCTTGGGCGGGCGGCTGCTTGTCGTGGCATTCGAGGGCTGGAACGACGCGGGTGATGCCGCGACGGGTGCGGTTCGGATGCTGAAAGACCAACTCGAGCTCGAGCCTCTGTTCGATGTCGACCCCGAGCTGTACTTCGACTTTCAATTCAACCGTCCCGTCATCTCAGCGGATGCCGAGGGACGCAAACGTCTCACGTGGCCGAGCGCCACCCTCTACGGACCGACGAACCCCGCCGAGCCGCTGAGCGGGCTGGCTGACGACGCCGAAATGCGCATCAGCGCATCGAATAATGACAACATCTACCTGCTCGTGGGGACGGAGCCATCGCGAAGCTGGAAGGCGTTTTGCGCTGAGCTTCTCGACGCGGCTCTCACGCACGACATCTCGGCGATCATCTGCCTGGGCTCCATGCTCGCGGACGTTCCCCACACGCGCCCGATCAGCGTCTTCACGAGCAGCGAGAGTGCAGAGGTGCGCCAGGCTCTCGACGTTGAGCGCAGCAGCTACGAGGGACCCGTCGGTGTTCTCAGCGCTCTCTCGGACGCCGCAGAGATTCTCGACATTCCCACACTGTCGATCTGGGCCTCAGTCCCCCACTACGTTCAGCACTCTCCCTCGCCGAAGGCGATGCTCGCGCTCATCGACAAGCTTGAAGAGCTCGTCGACGTGGTGATTCCGCGCGGCGATCTGATGGAGCAGGCGGAAGAGTGGGAGCAGACGATCAACTCACTCGCCTCCGACGACGAGGAGATGGCCGCGTACATCAAGCAGCTCGAGGCTGCGCGTGACACCGTCGAGGCCCCCGAGGCCAGCGGCGAGGCGATCGCGCGTGAGTTCGAGCGCTATCTGCGCACGTCTGACGGGCGCCGCGGCCCCGTGGCCGGCAGCGATGATTCCAAGAAGGGGCCAGGGACAGTTGCCGGCGACGATGCGCGCCCCGGGGCCCGGCAGTCTGATAGCGACAGGACTGACAAACCTGAGAAGAGTCAGGGCGATTCACCGTCGGATGCTGGTGAGCAGGCCTCCCCGGACACCGACGACGAGAACGACCCGGAGAAGGACTGA
- a CDS encoding HAD family hydrolase — translation MTAIAPAAVLWDMDGTVVDTEPYWIQAETDLVESYGRTWTYEDSMTLVGAGLWESAQILRDHGVDMVPDDIVAHLTGAVRERLTKDGVPFRPGAQRMLSELSSRGVRMALVTMSVRAMAEQVVSHLPTNPFELMVTGDEVTQPKPHPEAYLTAAERLGVPIAECIAVEDSRNGLASAVASGARSLAIPHAVSIEAGVGYTTWPTLDSRTVDDLFSIPFPTSDSLV, via the coding sequence GTGACTGCCATTGCTCCGGCGGCCGTTCTGTGGGACATGGACGGAACCGTCGTCGATACCGAACCGTACTGGATCCAGGCCGAGACAGACCTTGTCGAATCGTATGGTCGCACCTGGACCTACGAAGATTCCATGACGCTCGTCGGTGCGGGATTGTGGGAGTCAGCGCAGATTCTGCGTGATCACGGCGTCGACATGGTGCCAGACGACATCGTCGCTCACCTCACCGGAGCGGTGCGCGAACGCCTCACGAAAGACGGCGTCCCTTTTCGACCGGGGGCACAGCGGATGCTGTCAGAGCTCAGCAGCCGCGGGGTGAGAATGGCCCTCGTCACCATGTCTGTTCGCGCGATGGCCGAACAGGTCGTGAGTCATCTGCCGACGAACCCGTTCGAGCTCATGGTCACGGGCGATGAGGTAACACAGCCCAAACCGCATCCTGAGGCGTACCTGACGGCGGCCGAGCGCCTCGGCGTGCCGATCGCCGAATGCATCGCCGTTGAAGACTCGCGCAACGGGCTTGCTTCTGCTGTCGCCTCCGGTGCGCGCTCGCTCGCCATCCCGCACGCGGTGTCGATTGAAGCCGGCGTGGGGTACACCACGTGGCCGACTCTCGATTCTCGAACCGTCGACGATCTCTTCTCGATCCCCTTTCCGACATCGGATTCTCTCGTATGA
- a CDS encoding tRNA (adenine-N1)-methyltransferase, translated as MTSEKPLNSGPFRVGDRVQLTGPKGRRNTITLEAGRQFHTHKGMIDHDDIVGRPDGSVITNSAGIDYLALRPLLVDFAMSMPRGAAIIYPKDAAQILAQADIFPGANVVEAGVGSGALSLWLLRAIGPEGTLTSFERRDEFADVARGNVATFLGIDPENWTITVGDLAEKLADAAPHASVDRVVLDMLAPWECLDVVSDALVPGGVLLCYVATVTQLSRVAEAIRESGNYTNPESSETMVRGWHVEGLAVRPEHRMIGHTGFLISARRLAPGAVLPELKRRASKSDFSADDVEIWTPGAVGERSVSDKVLRKRARIAEAGAAASKARGLGDSDSDVADDPDGAH; from the coding sequence ATGACCTCTGAAAAGCCTTTGAACAGCGGCCCGTTCCGCGTCGGCGATCGCGTGCAGCTGACCGGCCCAAAGGGCAGACGCAACACCATCACGCTCGAGGCAGGACGCCAATTCCACACGCATAAGGGAATGATCGACCATGACGACATCGTCGGTCGCCCTGACGGTTCCGTGATCACGAACTCGGCGGGCATCGATTACCTCGCGCTGAGGCCCCTGCTCGTCGACTTCGCCATGTCTATGCCACGCGGCGCCGCCATCATCTACCCCAAGGACGCGGCACAGATCCTCGCGCAAGCAGACATCTTTCCGGGTGCGAACGTCGTCGAGGCAGGTGTCGGGTCGGGGGCGCTGTCGCTGTGGCTGCTGCGCGCGATCGGGCCCGAGGGAACGCTCACCTCCTTCGAGCGGCGTGACGAGTTCGCAGACGTCGCCCGAGGCAACGTCGCGACGTTCCTCGGCATCGACCCCGAAAACTGGACCATCACGGTGGGCGACCTCGCTGAGAAGCTCGCAGATGCCGCGCCGCACGCGAGCGTCGACCGTGTCGTTCTCGACATGCTCGCGCCGTGGGAGTGCCTCGATGTCGTCTCGGACGCCCTCGTGCCCGGGGGAGTGCTGCTCTGCTACGTGGCTACCGTCACCCAGCTGTCGCGCGTGGCCGAGGCTATTCGCGAAAGCGGCAATTACACGAATCCCGAGTCGTCGGAGACCATGGTGCGCGGCTGGCACGTCGAGGGTCTCGCGGTGCGCCCCGAGCATCGCATGATCGGGCACACCGGGTTTCTGATCAGCGCGCGCAGGCTCGCGCCTGGTGCTGTCCTGCCCGAGCTCAAGCGCCGCGCGTCGAAGAGCGATTTCAGCGCAGACGACGTCGAGATCTGGACGCCGGGAGCCGTGGGCGAACGCTCGGTGAGCGATAAAGTTCTTCGCAAGCGCGCGCGCATCGCCGAGGCGGGCGCCGCGGCGTCGAAAGCGCGTGGGCTCGGCGATTCTGACTCCGACGTGGCCGACGACCCCGACGGCGCGCACTAA